CATCGATTTGGTACAAAAGACTAACATTGTGTGACGGAGACGGTCAAGCAATGGCTTCGACATTGAGTCGGTGTTGAGAAGTGAGAAGAGTTTTGGAGGCTCTAAGAAGAGAGTGATAGGAGACAATTTGTGTTATGACAGTGGATCCAATAGCAAATGATGTTGAAGGCAGAGAAGGCCAATACTACGAGAGAGATGAAAGAAAGAGCCGCAATTACGAGTGGATAGGTTATGCGTAGGTAGCACCTAGGAGGTGGCCAATGAGTGATGGAGCACATGGTGGATGGCATGATATTGTTGCATATATCGGTTAAGCTTCTCGAGTTGATCTACCAACTTACCAaggaacaaaggaaaaagggTGAAAAGAATAATACATACATATCTAGAGGTTAGTAGACCAAGATTTATAATCTTTGTACTTAAATTCCCACAATcaaggttcatatatatgactTACAATAAGATAGGTAAATTATAGTTTCTATTTGTACATTGTTTTTTAATATCACAAACAATAGTCGATTTTTAGTTGTCTTTAAAATTGACTTAGAAACTGAATTTAATGCTTGATTGCACGGTATATAACCTCCTTGCGAATAAGAACGTTTGAAGACTATTATATTAAAAACTGTTTCCACGGTTCTGATGAACGCCTAGTTTGTAAGGATATAAATGTTTCTAATGGTGTTTGatgaaatttataaatatagtaGTGGGTTAGCGGACCAAAGTTTATAATTATTGTGTTTAAAAACTGATGGTTTGCATGCAGTTGGATGTGCATCTGTACACCTTACCTCTAGGAGCCAAATCTTTTCAGATGCAACTCCATATCATATCAGTTTTTTATCTTAACAAGAATGCATGATGGAACTTAGTATTAGCCTTGTTGCCCAATCTCCATCTTTTGATTGTTGACCAGTCTCTTTACATCTTAACAGCTCTTTAACTTTTGTTAATGTTAGCCGGCCTGTCTGGTCTAGCTAAGTAGCTTAACTAGCTACCACACTGTAGGCTATTGACTTGTTAATATACTGCAGATGCATGGTCTCTGTTTTCCTCCTGCAGTAGACTAGAGTACTAGACATGTATGCAGATTTGGTCCTGTTTGGTCAGCCAAAACTTCCATTGATTGCGCTCCAAAAGCAAATAAACCTGCATGACCGGATGCATTCAGCAGCCATCTAGCACTGAATTCGGTTGGCTAAAATtctatgctactccctccgtcccacaatataaaggattttgagtttttgattgtaacatttgaccactcgtcttattcaattttttttacaaatataaaaaacgaaaagttgtgcttaaagtattgtagataataaagtaagtcacaaataaaataaataataatttcaaaattttttgaataagacgagtggtcaaacgttgcaaacaaaaactcaaaatcccttatattatgagacggagggagtactatatactccctccgtttctaaatggTTGACACCGATAAcattttagcacatgtttgaccgttcgttttatccaaaaaaattttgtaaaatatataaaactatatgtatatatgaaagtataaacaatgaatcaaatgataggaaaagaattaataattacttaatttgtttgaataagatgaatggttaaacatgttaaaaaaatcaacagcgtcaaatatttagaaacgtatttagaaacggagggaatagtatACAAGAAACAAGCTAGACGTTTTGTCATGGTTAATTGGCTAGGTAGGTAGTTCCAGAAAAGGTTTCTTGATAAAGTGCAGCCTTCTCCTAAAAACATACCCCGAAAACAAAATGAGACATTTGAGCTACCGGAAGAACATTTTGACTTGTCTCCATTTTCGATTGGTTAAATCAAAGACCTGAAATGCCATTTGTCCACTACTTCAATTGATCACATGCATGTATGGCAATATGATGCTTTCAGGCTCAATGCATGTTTCATCTTAAAGGTAATTAAGGATCGATTTGCAATTTAATCtgcaatactccctccgtactcgcaAAGAAAGACGTTTAGGACAATgcttaagtcaaaccttgggaatataaatcatgaatctCTCAAGtcgttgagtttgaaaatgtaaaaattatatgaatagatttgtctggaaaaatactttcataaaagtatatatatatcatttttcaataaatacttttataaaaataaaaagtcaaagttatattttaaagaccgtgtcgctgtccaaaacgatttTCTTTataagtacggagggagtaacaggGAGTACACGTACTATGTTGAGTTTTAGGTTTGGTGAGTACGATCCATATCGAATATTTGTACTGCATCAGCTGCTTGCTTTGCCTAATTGATTCTTAATTCTGACACTCCACCTAACAATGTTGTCCTGCTAGTTAATTTCATAATGTACTTCCTATATCGACCGGCCTTATGTATCTTGCTCGTCCTTTCCGTAGTAAGGACTAACTTAATTTACTACTCCTTCCTCTAGGAGTCCATTAAGCAAGCGATTAGTCGATGCCATTAAGGCATTAACTGCTACCACGATAACAGATAGGTTCGATGATGCGTCCATCTTAAGATCCGAGCTGCTGTGTCACTGGACGGCAAGTTCAACAATAATGACACGTATTTGTGAAGTTTTTCATGTTACGATACTTTTGTGTCAAGTTTGGCAACGATACGTATATGCTGTGCTCCGTCATTTGTTTTAGTTGTTTGTGCGATGGGTCTAAGTTGTGGGATAtgttgtactttttttttcttatagcatctatgttttttttctttttacttacGGAAATGTAATAGGCCATTCTTTTGTTGGTTTaggattttcttaaaaaaaaggacatGTAGTATAATCTTGAAAATAAATAGGTCTTTATGTATCATTTTTTAATCGTTATACTATGGTATGTTGTAGGTATAAATGCCAAATATTTTCCATTAGCTTCGTCTTGATAAATAATTGCACGCAGATACCGTATCGACATTAGGATTAGGTTGTAAAATCGTAAAACATTTTTCAAAGAATGCACATATCTTTGATAAATCTATAATACTTTCAAGAGGCCGTCCTCCTCCTACCCTCACTACAAGCGGCGCTTAACCCACGTACATTAAGAAAACACAGCCGTTCGAAAACCAATCTAACAAAGAGAACACCTGCCCAAGAAAAGGCCTTCCCAAGATGAAGCGCTGTTCAAAAATCGATTCGTCAAAAAACCGTGTACTTAAGAAAACAGGCTTCCTATATGAACCAGACTAATCTACACCAGTACGCCACACCCCTACCTATCTTCGccagttaaaaaaaagagcaaaataaCATTAATTATATCCTTTAgtaaaaaagaagggaaattttgtttttttttctttccttttctctttctttttctttcttcttcagtTTTCAGTCTATCTTTTTCTTGtattccttttctctttcatTGGCCACTTGGCTATGTACCTTTGACCACCATTTCTTTAATGGATATAAGGTAGAGTCATTCTACCTTTTTGCGtaaaaaaggaagaagggaaaAATAACAGAAATATTACTTTATATTTAAGTTTAGGTTTCAGTTCACTACTAGAGAAGTGggctttagtcccggtttgtaaccccctttACTCTCAGGTTGCAAATCGGGACCCCGAATCCTAGACTAAAGATGtccatctttagttccggttgaaataaccggaaTTAAAgatccatttttagtcccaatTAGGGTTACGagccgggagtaaaaatattagCGCCACGTGACTGTcgcctctctttcttttctttttttaattgttttttttctacttgcatattgatttcgcaccgaactcaacaacaaaatcatccacacagaaacatcacaaaatcatgCATGAattgacatcacaaattcatCCGTAACTTCACAGAAACATCTAAAATCATCTACAAATTTACATCTcaaaatcatcaacaaattcacaaaaacatctaaaaatcattcacaaatttccatcacaaaatcatccccaaaatCAACACAAAATCATCGATCCCCTCCGGCTAGCTTGCCCGCCGCCAGCTGCCTCCCATCCAGGCGcacctgccgccggttgcctccctccggccgggcTGACGCCCACGCGCATCCGGCCgggccgccgcccacgcctccCTCCGGCGcactcgccgcctccttctGGCGTGCCCGCTGCCGCCCCCCGCGTGCCCCCGGCCGTCTACCACCTGCCTGCACCGACAAAGAGAAGATAGTAAGAAAGAAGATaaggaaagaagaaagagaggagtggataagagaggaggaggagtggaggagtAGAAAGAAGATAGAGAGGAGGCTGAGCGCGCGCGATACGTGGAGATaaatgagagagagggggatgacGCGAGAATTAGtgatatttactcccggttggtatcatcaaccgggattaaagatctatctttactcccggttggtgttaccaaccaagCTCATTAGGGATTAAAGATTTATCTTTAGTTCCGATTGGtaactaaagatcaaaaaataCCAGTGGGCtttaaaaccgggactaaagatattttttactcccggttcctactcgaaccgggactattgtgattTTTGCCTAACCCAACAAAGATCACTTCTCTAGTAGTGGTTGTTATGCACGAGCACCCAACTAGCTAGTATactaacactggtggagaagtgctttttagtcccggttcgtatcccccctgtagtcccggttttcaaaccgggactaccaatccgggactaaagatcgatctttagtcccggttgatgacaccaaccgggactaacaGTTgatgacaccaaccgggactaaagatagggatctttagtcccggttggtgttagtcccggttggtgttatcaactaGGACTAAAAAGAGGGTAGCGGCAGTCCATCAGCtggtccttttttcttttttattttctcccgaatcgagtGGTATGCATATcatcaaatcaaaccccaaatccacatcacaactCCACAGCACGATTCACAGATTCAccacaaattcattcacaatatccattcacatattcATTCACAACATCACAAATATATTCACAATATTGATTCACAGGTTCATTGACAACATCGAGTCACATACTCATTCACAACATCACAGATTCATTCACAATATCGATTCATAGATTCATTCACAGATCAAAACATCCAAaccacaaattaaaaaaaaatcaaaaaaaaatcgactCACTGGCCGGcctcccatcccgccgccggccggccacccatctcgccgcttcccctccggccggatctgggggaggggagggcgaggccgccggcgaccgaCCTCCatcccgccggcccgcgccgggccgccgccggccgtcctccatcccgccgcttcccctccggccggatctggaggaggggagggcgaggcTGCCGGCGACCGGCCTCCATCCCGCTGGCCCAcgccaggccgccgccggccgtcctcCATCCCGCTGGCCCGCGCCCGgccgccatcccgccgccgccggccggccgccgccagccccagcccgcgcctggccgccgccaacccgcgcccggccgcctccatcccgccaccgccggccggccgccgccagcccgcgcccgtcccctccggccgccgccagcccgcGCCCGTCCcccatcccgccgccgtcggctgcctctgcaagaggaagagggagaggggaggaggagagggggtgagagAAGAGCAAGGGGAGAGGATGGAAGGAGAAGGATGGAGAGGATGGAgataaggaaggagaagaaaacgaGATAAGGAtgggagatagagagagaggggctaCGCATGCGCTTGTGCGTGGGCTACTGCATACGctttattcccggttgatgttatcaaccgggattaaagatctcGGGGGGCCTGACAAGGCCTGACAGATTtagaactgggactaaagatcatttttagtcccggttggtaacatcaaccgggactaaagatcaaatatgtccgctgtagccaccaaccgggactaaagatcccggtttttagtggaaccgagactattgtgAATTTTGggcgaccgaccaaagatggtttctccaccagtgtaagcAACTGAGTATCATCAAGAGTAATATTCTAACCTTCTTCAGGTGTATTGGGGCCTGATCTCTCAAATTCGTCAGCAAAACAGCATGGAGATCCTGCCTAAGCTAGCACCCATGCTTAAGCTTAACAGCTTGGACTCCTGCCTAAGCTAGCACCCATGCTCTGGCAGGTAGAAAAGCATCATGTCGGAAGTAAATTAATTGCATTGCGCATATACTATTTTAAGTTATCCGAGTTAGTAAAAGCTAAAGAATTTTTGCTGACTGCATATACTAGTAGTAACTTGAAAGGTGAGTAATCTTTAGTTTATTAACCAACGACCAACATGATCTTCTTTGACTAGCATATACTAAACGACTGAATTGTCGACCCTCGTAGACATATTTTGACCATGAACGTCTATGTAGCTACTTTCGAGTTGAAATGGCGATGAGAATTAATGGTGGTTCCAAGGCCATGTACTTTGATTACCATGATACGATCATTTGATAATGAGCAGCTTGTTAATTAACTGCATGTGTTAGCCTAGCTCCCGTaggaaaaagggggaaaaagagaaaggaacaACTACAAAAGACACATATATACTAtgcattatgcatatatatgtaggcATGCATGATGATGCTTTAGCTTTACTTAAGCGTGTATAACTGTTGGACGTGGTCCAAGTGTTCTCACGTACCAAATCCTATAGCTAAAAGTACGCGTACATTctcttattcttttttttctgaaactgcaaaaaaaaaaagagaatggtGCACTAGTATACGTGGCTACTCCACAGTGCCTGACAATATAAGGAAAAAGGCACAGCAAAAAGGACCGACACGGCAAGAAAGATGGTATAGACAGTGCAGCTAGTTGAAGGTGCAGGCCTCGCATAGTGGGAAGCGTCTGATTCTCTGACGGCCATCAGCATATTCAGCATGGACGGTTTGATTGATGATCAACTCAAAGTCCAACAGAGTAGGTGAACATTAAGACATActgtatcgatcgatcgagagatgATCATGACGCAATCTAATCATGCAGACACCATATATTAATTCATACTCtacttagttaattaattaattagctacgTACTCTTGTGCCTCTGTGAAGCTCTAGCTTTCTCGCCGGGCAGCTATAAATACATGCACACCACAGCTCTCCTAGCTATCTCCAGGCACTAGTGCTGCATATTTTGGCACGCATTACGGCACTaccttgctagctagctgcttgaGCAATATGGCTCAGCCAACTTCGTCAGCAAGGTGTTCCCTCGtcgtgatggtggtggtggtgctcgcgGTCGCCGGCGGGTCGTCGGCGCAGCTGTCGCCGAGCTTCTACTCATACTCGTGCCCGGGAGTGTTCGACGCAGTCAAGTGCGGGATGCAGTCCGCCATCGCCAATGAGAAGCGTATCGGCGCCTCCATCGtccgcctcttcttccacgactgcttcgtccaAGTAACTGTTTgaccatcgatcgatcatggtACGTGTTGGGCTAACCATTCTTGCAGCGACTGATCGATGACCATAAGCACGTGTAGGGTTGCGACGCATCGCTGCTGCTGGACGACACGGCGAGCTTCACCGGCGAGAAGATGGCGAACCCCAACAACGGCTCCGTCAGAGGGTTCGAGGTGATCGACGCCATCAAGTCGGCGGTGGAGACCATCTGCCCCGgcgtcgtctcctgcgccgacatcctcgccATCGCTGCCAGGGACAGCGTCGCCATCGTACGTCCACCTACTTCGATCTCTATGTTgcaactgaaactgaaactgaaaatgGTACATATGTATATGCAGCTGGGTGGGCCGAGCTGGGACGTGAAGGTTGGTCGGAGAGATTCGCGCACGGCGAGCCTCAGCGGCGCAAACAACAAcatcccgccgccgacgtcgggACTCGCCAACCTCACCTCCCTCTTCGCCGCGCAGGGCCTCTCCCAGAAAGACATGGTCGCCCTCTCCGGTAACCACTgctagtgctagctagctagctgttacTAGTACTTTTGTTTCCACTGAGCATTCAATTAAGTCTAGCTTGTTAactaacaaaaaataaaatttactaaAAATGCAAGCATCAATTCATTCACATGACAAAATCAACAAGCATCGACAACTGTTCCATCTTTCAATCCCTTCtagaagggaaaaggaaaaaggttcGGAACAACTTCATTTCACACTCTGTTTCTGTTTCTGAATAGTACCAGTAGCTTTTGTGTCAATCTGCACACAGCTGGGTACCACGCAAACGGAACAGATAGCTACGTTTTCAATTTGCAGCATACTTGGCATTCTCCAAGCCTATACTACTTTGACAAGATGATTCATTTACGAAAGTCTGGATAAACATCTCAGATTCAACTAGCAGTATAACCTCTGACTCTGAGTTCCCACTTGTCTCccctgtttatttttttttaagaaaaagaaagaatcagTGTCATCTGTTTAACATGCAATTTGTTAACTTACTTGTTAACCAAACAAAACGTAGTAGCAAAGTCGGTAAGCATGGTTGTCGATGGGATGGCATAAAGTTAATTTGAGGTAATGACGTACTCCTAACCGTGTCTGCGTTGTCGGTATGGGTTAATTTGCTTCTGAAGAAATAGTACAGGCTTTTCTTTTTAAGGTTAGTAATCAGTACAGACTGCTGCCAATCGAAAAGATCAGTCTGCCATCACATGCCGTGAATTGGCTAAATTACAAAagcaaaaattaatttatttcctaaaaacccaaaagcaagaaTAAAGTTGATAAACCCTGGCTACCCATCAAGTTAATTACAACCACAGATAATGTTCCTTTTGTTCTGTTTGTTAATAATGTGTTCCAataatgttgattttttttctttattccaATTAAAATTAGGGAATGGTGAAGAACCTATACTTTCtttctaaaacaaaaatattcacAATATTATACAAAAGCAAAGACCAAAAAGCTCAGCTCTTAAATATTCTAAATTATTCTAAACTAAGGATAGCATGATTTCATATTGTACCTGCAGGATCTCACACCATTGGACAAGCACGATGCACAAACTTCAGAGCTCACATATACAACGAAACCAACATCGACAGTGGCTTTGCGATGAGCAGGCAATCAGGCTGCCCTCGTAGCTCAGGCTCAGGTGACAACAATCTGGCACCTTTGGATCTTCAGACGCCAACCGTGTTCGAGAACAACTACTACAAGAACCTCGTCGTCAAGAAGGGGCTCCTGCACTCTGATCAGGAGCTCTTCAATGGCGGAGCTACTGATGCTCTGGTTCAGTCTTACATTAGTAGCCAGAGCACATTCTTTGCTGATTTTGTGACGGGCATGATCAAGATGGGGGACATCACACCGTTGACGGGATCAAACGGGGAGATCAGGAAGAACTGCAGAAGGATTAATTAACTAAGTGATTAAGAGGCAAGCGGTGTGCATGTCCAGTAGTGCAAATGCACATTGTGTCGTGTGTTCTCGAGGATATGTTTGCAACATCTTCCTTAATTTCTTTCATGTGTTTATGTATTATTAAGTTCGTTTGAAATAATGAAAGTACTATGTGATTTGTTTTAATGTAACATATGCTTAGTTTATGTGGTGGTAAATGATCGGTTAGGTTTGGACTATAGCACGATGGAACTTGACTGAAAGACTGAAAAGGAGTTTATAACTAAAAAATGAATTGCATGAGTAAAACGAAAGGCAAAAtacattcaaaagaaaaaaaaagaaaaggaaggcaAAGTTAATATCGACTCTTGTACGTGGAAGTATAGTGTGTGTTTAACTTGAGTAGGAATTGATGTGACAAGCCAACAAAATGTATGGACCTTTCTATCATCATCATATACGCGGTTGATCTTTTTGTTGATGGCGTAGTTGGTTCAGCTAGTTAACTAAAAAAGCACAAGATCCGAAACAGCAGCGTCGAT
The nucleotide sequence above comes from Oryza glaberrima chromosome 11, OglaRS2, whole genome shotgun sequence. Encoded proteins:
- the LOC127754462 gene encoding peroxidase 4-like encodes the protein MAQPTSSARCSLVVMVVVVLAVAGGSSAQLSPSFYSYSCPGVFDAVKCGMQSAIANEKRIGASIVRLFFHDCFVQGCDASLLLDDTASFTGEKMANPNNGSVRGFEVIDAIKSAVETICPGVVSCADILAIAARDSVAILGGPSWDVKVGRRDSRTASLSGANNNIPPPTSGLANLTSLFAAQGLSQKDMVALSGSHTIGQARCTNFRAHIYNETNIDSGFAMSRQSGCPRSSGSGDNNLAPLDLQTPTVFENNYYKNLVVKKGLLHSDQELFNGGATDALVQSYISSQSTFFADFVTGMIKMGDITPLTGSNGEIRKNCRRIN